A single Rhinolophus ferrumequinum isolate MPI-CBG mRhiFer1 chromosome 20, mRhiFer1_v1.p, whole genome shotgun sequence DNA region contains:
- the STEAP2 gene encoding metalloreductase STEAP2: protein MASISMLGSPKSLSDTFLPNGINGIKDARKVTVGVIGSGDFAKSLTIRLIRCGYHVVIGSRNPKFASEFFPHVVDVTHHEDALTKTNIIFVAIHREHYTSLWDLRHLLVGKVLIDVSNNVRINQYPESNAEYLASLFPDSLIVKGFNVVSAWALQLGPKDASRQVYICSNNIQARQQVVELARQLNFIPVDLGSLSSAREIENLPLRLFTLWRGPVVVAISLAMFFFLYSFVRDVIHPYARNQQSDFYKIPIEIVNKTLPIVAITLLSLVYLAGLLAAAYQLYYGTKYRRFPPWLETWLQCRKQLGLLSFFFASVHVAYSLCLPMRRSERYLFLNMAYQQVHANIENSWNEEEVWRIEMYISFGIMSLGLLSLLAVTSIPSVSNALNWREFSFIQSTLGYVALLISTFHVLIYGWKRAFEEEYYRFYTPPNFVLALVLPSIVILGKSILLLPCISRKLKRIKKGWEKSQFLEEGIGGTVPHLSPERVTVM from the exons ATGGCATCCATCTCTATGTTGGGGAGCCCTAAGAGCCTTAGCGATACTTTTTTGCCTAATGGCATAAATGGTATCAAAGATGCAAGGAAGGTCACCGTCGGTGTCATCGGAAGTGGGGACTTTGCCAAATCTCTGACCATTCGACTTATTAGATGTGGCTACCATGTGGTCATAGGAAGTCGAAATCCTAAGTTTGCTTCCGAATTTTTTCCTCATGTGGTAGATGTCACTCACCATGAAGACGCGCTGACGAAAACCAATATAATTTTTGTTGCTATACATAGAGAACACTACACCTCCCTCTGGGACCTGAGACATCTGCTGGTGGGTAAAGTCCTGATTGATGTGAGCAATAACGTGAGGATAAACCAATACCCAGAGTCCAATGCTGAATATCTGGCTTCCTTATTCCCGGACTCCCTGATTGTCAAAGGATTTAATGTTGTCTCAGCGTGGGCACTTCAGTTAGGCCCTAAGGATGCCAGCCGGCAg GTTTATATCTGCAGCAACAATATTCAAGCTCGACAACAGGTTGTTGAACTTGCGCGGCAGTTGAATTTCATTCCCGTTGACCTGGGGTCATTATCATCAGCCAGGGAGATCGAAAATTTACCCCTGCGACTGTTTACTCTGTGGAGAGGGCCAGTGGTAGTAGCCATAAGCCTGgccatgtttttcttcctttattcctttgtcAGAGACGTGATACATCCATATGCTAGAAACCAGCAGAGTGACTTTTACAAGATTCCTATTGAGATTGTGAACAAAACCCTGCCCATAGTTGCCATTACTTTGTTGTCCCTGGTATACCTGGCAGGTCTCCTGGCAGCTGCTTATCAACTGTATTACGGCACCAAGTATAGGAGATTTCCACCTTGGCTGGAGACATGGTTACAGTGCAGAAAACAGCTTGGATTACTAAGTTTTTTCTTCGCTTCGGTGCACGTTGCCTACAGCCTCTGCTTACCAATGAGAAGGTCAGAGAGATACTTGTTTCTCAACATGGCTTATCAGCAG GTTCATGCAAATATTGAAAACTCTTGGAATGAAGAAGAAGTTTGGAGAATTGAAATGTATATCTCCTTTGGCATAATGAGCCTTGGCTTACTTTCCCTACTGGCTGTCACCTCCATCCCTTCAGTGAGCAATGCTTTAAACTGGAGGGAATTCAGTTTTATTCAG TCTACACTTGGCTATGTCGCTCTGCTCATAAGCACTTTCCACGTTTTAATTTATGGATGGAAACGAGCTTTTGAAGAAGAGTATTACAGGTTTTATACACCACCAAACTTCGTTCTTGCTCTTGTTTTGCCCTCAATTGtaattctgggtaagagcatttTACTTCTGCCATGTATAAGCCGAAAgctaaagagaattaaaaaaggCTGGGAAAAGAGCCAATTTCTAGAAGAAGGTATTGGAGGAACAGTTCCTCACCTCTCACCAGAGAGGGTTacagtgatgtga